The genomic stretch TCCAATTTTGGTGATCTACCGATATACCCGCCTCAAATTGGGCCTGTTTTGGCGAGAGTGGCTGACCCAATATTTTCTGGATCGCTACTTTGACCAGCGGGCTTATTATGAGCTAGATTCCAACGCCGCCAATACCGAAATTGATAACCCTGACCAACGGATGTCGGAGGATGTCCGCTCCTTTACGGGTACAACCCTTTCGTTTCTGCTGGATATTCTCGACTCGATTCTCACCCTCTATGCTTTCACGGGCATTCTTTATGGTATTTCTCGGCCTCTGGCTCTGGGATTGGTAATCTATGCCACGGTTGGGACGGGGATCGCCATTTTGGCGGGTCGTAAGCTGATCAAGATTAACTTTGATCAACTGCGTTACGAAGCTGACTTCCGCTACAGCTTGGTACATGTGCGGGATAACGCGGAGTCGATAGCATTTTATCAAGGGGAAGGCCAGGAACTCAGGCAAATTCTGGAGCGGTTCGGTTCGGCACTGCGCAACTTTAACTTGTTGATCATTTGGCAGGCTGTCATCGATATCTTTCAGTACGCCTACAACTATTTCACCCGTATTGTGCCCTATGTGATCGTCGCCCCCCTCTACTTCAGCGGCGTGCGAGACTTCGGCACCATTACCCAAGCCACCATCGCCTTTAGCCAAGTGTTGAGCGCTCTGTCAATTGTGGCCAACCAGATTCAGAGCATTTCCAGCTTTGCCGCCGGGATCAACCGTCTTGGGGCCTTTCACGAGTCTCTTGAGGATCCGGCTCTGCGCTACACCAGGGATCGGGAGAGCACCATTCAAACTCGCATCGCCCATCAACTGGCGCTCAATAATGTCACTTTGCTCACCCCCAATTCTGAACAGACCCTGGTGCGGGATCTCTCCTTTGCCTTGGAAGCAGGCCAACGGCTACTGATCGTTGGGGTGAGTGGCAGTGGGAAAAGCTCTCTGCTGCGGGCTATCGCCGGATTGTGGACGAATGGCAAGGGATCTATAACCCGACCGGACACCGAAGAGATGCTCTTCCTGCCCCAGAAGCCCTACATGTTGCTGGGATCCCTACGGGATCAACTGCTTTACCCGATGCGTCGGCAGGATCTCACGGATGAGGATTTGGTACGGGTGCTCAACCAGGTGAATCTGGGCGGGCTGCCGGAACGGTTGGATGGGTTTGATGCTGAGAAGGACTGGGCCAACACCCTGTCTCTGGGGGAACAACAGCGACTGGCCTTTGCCCGCATTTTGATTACCCAACCTCGCTACGCCATTCTGGATGAGGCCACCAGTGCCCTGGATGTGGCCAATGAAAAACTCCTCTATCTACAACTGCAACACTTGAACACCACCTACATCAGCGTCGGGCACCGCCCCAGTTTGTTGGCCTACCACGACCTGGTGTTGGAGCTACAAGGTGGCTCTGCTTGGCAGTTGTGGTCAGCAGCAGAGTACAGCGCTCACCTGGCGATGGCCAGTTAAGGAACGCAGCAGATTTCTTGGCATTCTCTAACAAGATGTTGCGGCTCTACGCCTCACTGGACGCAGCCCAATCGAGGTGATAGTTTGTTTTCACAGGTATTCCGACCGGATTACCGGAGGATAAACACATGAGCTCCGTCGCTGCATCCGAAGTTAAGCGTTCCAAGGTTGAACAGATCAAGGAACAGAGCCATTTTTTG from Thermostichus vulcanus str. 'Rupite' encodes the following:
- a CDS encoding ABC transporter ATP-binding protein/permease; this encodes MESQTSQFNFDRRLWNRFITVAQPYFYPVVRRGGWIFLGLLAAAMVFVVALMFFVEIGVTLAGQALFPEFFTNVAAGLVAQTERNLVSPVLWVAAVSLGLSSLCFVAVWRQIHQRWVQWVLLTFLLFLSLTVNRLNVMISFIFRFIDTALQQKEEPTFWQFLIIYGVLIISAIPILVIYRYTRLKLGLFWREWLTQYFLDRYFDQRAYYELDSNAANTEIDNPDQRMSEDVRSFTGTTLSFLLDILDSILTLYAFTGILYGISRPLALGLVIYATVGTGIAILAGRKLIKINFDQLRYEADFRYSLVHVRDNAESIAFYQGEGQELRQILERFGSALRNFNLLIIWQAVIDIFQYAYNYFTRIVPYVIVAPLYFSGVRDFGTITQATIAFSQVLSALSIVANQIQSISSFAAGINRLGAFHESLEDPALRYTRDRESTIQTRIAHQLALNNVTLLTPNSEQTLVRDLSFALEAGQRLLIVGVSGSGKSSLLRAIAGLWTNGKGSITRPDTEEMLFLPQKPYMLLGSLRDQLLYPMRRQDLTDEDLVRVLNQVNLGGLPERLDGFDAEKDWANTLSLGEQQRLAFARILITQPRYAILDEATSALDVANEKLLYLQLQHLNTTYISVGHRPSLLAYHDLVLELQGGSAWQLWSAAEYSAHLAMAS